The Aureimonas mangrovi genome contains the following window.
CCATCAAGGCCTCGGCGGAACTCGCCATCAAGCTTCTAAGCAACGGTGAACTGAAGGTTTACGAGGGCAGCGGCCACGGCCTTGCCCAGCTGGAGGCCGATCGCTTCAATGCGGATGTCCTGACCTTCATCAAGGCATGACCAGCAGGTGTGTGCAGGAGGTTTTAACCGCTGCACACACCACGCTCCCGTCGCAGAACACGTCAGTGGTTGATGCCGCCAGGTCTGAACCTGAGCAACCCGGCTGAGACCGCTTGGGAACCGCCTGTTGCCGGTTTCGCTCCGTCGCGCCGCCGAGCATGAAGCACGTTTCTTCGAAATCCCGTCCATCGAATCCAGAAATCAAACCTGAGGAGCAACCACATGAACGTTTTCATCATCGGGATCGCCGGCGGCGTCGGCCGCCGTGTCGCCGAACAACTGTTGGCGCAGGGGGACCAGATTGGCGGGCTCGTTCGGAGTTCCGCCAAAGGCGAAGCTCTGGCTCGCTTGGGCGTATCCACCACACCGGGCGATCTGGTCGCGATGTCGGTCGAAGAGCTGGCGGATGCGCTCCGGGGCGCCAATGCAATCGTTTTCACCGCCGGCGCTGGCGGGAGGGATGGACCCGAGGCGACTGACCAGGTCGACGGCGATGGTCCAGCGAAGCTCGCCGCCGCGGCCAAGCTTGCGGGCGTACGCCGTTTCGTCCTCGTTTCGGTGTTCCCTGAAGCCTGGCGCGAACGCCGGATGAACGAGGATTTCGAGCATTACATGGTCGCAAAGAAGCACGCTGAGAGCCAGCTGGTGCTGACCGACCTCGACTGGGTGATCGTGCGCCCGTCCGCACTCACGAACGAGCCGGGTACTGGCCGAGTTGATCTAGGCCTCGCCAAGAAACACGAGGAGATCACGCGTGACGACGTCGCCGCGACTGTCGTCGAAGTTCTGCGCCAGCCCGACGTGAACCGCGTCATCCTGGAGGTGACTGCTGGTTCGACCCCCATTGCGGAAGCCGTCGCAGCGATGAAAGCCTATCGCGCCTCCTAGACGAGTGTCGCGAGACGCTCGGGCCTTATTCTCTATCCGGTCCGTGACGGGCTTTCGCTGGGAGGAACGCGTCAATGTCGCGCGACATTCTCGATACCCATCCAGGCTTCGCCAAGGTCTTTCAGCCGGGCCGTTTGACGCTTGGCTTCATGATGCCGCTGGCGCGGCTGGAAAACGGCGTGCCGGACATGACAGGACAGCTGGAGCTCGCCTCGCGTGTCGACGAACTCGGCTTCGCGGCGCTTTGGGCACGTGACGTGCCGTTCTTCGATCCGAGCTTCGGAGATGCCGGACAGGTCTACGATCCATGGGTCTGGCTTGGCATGCTCGCTGCGCGGACGCGGTGGATCACCCTTGCGACCGCCGGCATCGTCCTGCCGCTGCGCCATCCGTTTCATACTGCAAAGGCAGCCTTCACCCTCGATGCCGTCTCGAACGGCCGCTTCCTCCTGGGCGGAGCTTCGGGCGACCGCCCGAGCGAGTTTCCGGGGTTCGGAAAGGATCACCAAACGCGCGGTGCGAACTATCGTGAAGCAGTCGAGACCATCCGAGGCGTTGCTGCGAGCTTTCCTGACATTTCCGGATCTTTTGGAAAGGTGGCGGGGCTCGACATGCTTCCGAAGCCCAGGTTCGGAAGATTGCCCATGGTGGCGGTCGGTAGCGCGCAGCAAAGCGTCCAGTGGATCGCGGAACATATGGACGGCTGGATGACCTATCCGCGTGATCCGGCCGACCAACGCAAGCGACTGGACCTGTGGAGCATCGCTCTCGCCGAACGGGCTTCCGGCGCTTTCAAGCCATTCGGACAGCCGCTTTTCATAGATCTAGCGGAGGATGCGGACGCTCCGCCAACGCCGATCTTTCTCGGATTCCGATTGGGAAGCAATGCCCTGGTGGATCACTTGAAATCGCTGGAGTCGCTCGGCGTGAGCCATGTCGCGCTGCAACTCCTGTTCAATCGGCGACCACCACACGATACCATCGAGGAACTGGCCTCGGAGGTCCTTCCGCTGTTCCCATCTTGAATGGCTAGAAAGCACCTTGAAGACACCATCCTTCGGACGGTTCAGATCTCCCTGTTGCGATGCGTCCGACAGTTCTTTCTCACAAGAGGAGGTTGCGGCATGCCTGCCTTTTTCGTTCATGGTGCCCCGGACACCCATCACGTTTGGGATCCTATCCGGGATCATCTTCACGACCACGACAGTGTGGCCGTCGATCTGCCCGGCTTCGGTTGCAGCGTACCGCCCGGTTTCGAGGCGACGAAGGAGGCTTATGTAACTTGGCTGATCGCGCGGATTGCGGAGATCGGGGAGCCGGTCGACATCGTCGGGCATGATTGGGGATGTGTGCTGTCGTTGCGCGTCGCCTCGCTGCGTCCCGACCTGATCCGGAGCTGGGCGGCTGGTGATGGGCCGCTCAATGCTGACTATGTGTGGCATCCACTTGCCAAGATATTCCAGACGCCCGGGCTGGGGGAGGAGTATATCCGGAACTTCAGTCCCTCGCAGTTTGAGAAGGCTCTGCTCGATGACGGCGTGCCAGCGTCCATCGCTTCGCAAGTTCCGATGCGGGTTGATGCCGTGATGGGGGAATGCCTCCTCAAGCTCTAAAGGTCGGCGGTGACGGTCGGTGCCGATTGGCAGCCAGGGTTGGCGAATGTGCGGGCGCCGGGCCTCGTCATCTGGGGCAAACACGACAAGAGCGTTCCGGTCGAAAATGCGGATATCCTGGGCCGGGACACCGGTGCGCGCCAAGTCATGAAGCTTGACGCTGGCCATTGGTGGCCAGTCCAGAGGCCGGCTGAAGTCGCGGCGGCGCTCGTCGCGCATTGGGAAGCTGCCGAAAGGCAAGCGGTACCAACGGATAGGTGAGCCGAGATTCGATCACGCTTGGATAGCAACAGGCTCGGTCGCGTAAGGCTCAAGTCTTGTCCACTGAAACTCGGTGACAGGTCCAAAAGCCAGACGATCTGATGACGCGGCCGACCCTGTTGCGCGAAGCCTCCTTGAACCGATAATCCCAAGAGGATGTTGCATCGAAGTGAGGTAAGGTCCCGGTGATTTATAGTGAAGGTCTTGCGATGCACGTGATCCCGCTTCCTCCCATCGAACGTGGAGTCCTTCCATGAAGGCGCGCAGCTTCGACGCGATCGTGGTCGGCGCAGGACAGGCAGGTCCATCGCTGGCGGTGCGGCTTGCGCAGGCCGGGCGCACCGTCGCGATTGTGGAGCGTCACCTTGTCGGCGGCACGTGCGTCAACACAGGCTGCATGCCGACGAAGACATTGGTTGCCAGCGCGAGAGCCGCGCACGTCGCGCGCCAAGCGGCCGATTACGGCATCCGCCTGGCCGGGCCGATCGAGGTCGACATGCGATCGGTCAGAGACCGCGCTGCGCAGGTGTCGCAAAAGGCGCGGAACGGGAACGAGGGCTGGTTAGGGGCGACCGAGGGCGTGACATTGATCCGCGGTCACGCAACTTTCGAAAGTTCTCACACGCTCCGGGTCGGCGGCGAGTTGCTGACGGCGCCGCTGATCTTCCTGAATGTCGGAGGTCGAGCCGTGGTGCCGAACCTCCCGGGCATTCGGGACATCTCCGTGATGACCAACACGGACATCGTGAGCCTGGACTCCTTGCCGCGTCACCTCGCCGTGGTCGGGGGCAGCTACATCGGACTGGAATTCGCACAGATGTATCGGCGCTTCGGCTCCGCGGTGACGGTGATCGAGCGCGGTCCCCGCCTGATCTCTCGCGAGGACGAGGACATCTCGGAGGCGATGCGGGAGATGCTCGAGGCAGAGGGTATCGCGATCAGGACGAACGCGGAATGCATCGCCTTCGCTCCTCACCCCAACGGAGCTTCGATTCAGGTGTCCGGTACGAGCGGTGCCCACGAAATCGTTGCCAGCGACATCCTGATTGCCGTTGGTCGGCAGCCCAACACCGATGATCTTGGGCTCGTCCTGGCCGGGGTGGATATGGACGAGCGGGGGTACATCAAAGTCGGCGAGGATTTGCAGACGAACGTGCCAGGCGTCTACGCGCTCGGGGACTGCAACGGGCGCGGAGCGTTCACTCACACCAGCTACAACGACTACGAGATCGTGGCGGCGAACGTCCTGGACGGCGAGACCCGCCGGGTGAGCGACCGGGTCCCGGCGTACGCGCTCTACACGGACCCACCGCTCGGGCGGGTCGGCATGACGGAGCGGGAAGCGCGCGCGACGGGCCGCCCGCTGCTCATCGCAAAGCGTCCGATGACGCGTGTCGGCCGAGCGGTCGAGAAGGGCGAGACCACAGGTTTCATGAAGGCCCTTGCCGACGCCGAGACGAAGCGCCTCCTCGGCGCGGCGATCTTTGGCGTTGAAGGCGACGAAGCAATCCACAGCATCCTTCTGGCGATGAACGCTGACTTGCCGTGCACGGCCATACAACGCGCGGTACCGGTTCATCCGACAGTGTCCGAACTTATCCCCACCCTCCTCGGTGACCTGGTTCCAATAGAACAATTCGATGGTGAGCATTGAAGACAGCTCCCGCGCATAGCCCTGAGGATCGTGTCATGCGGCGAGCGTGCCGCGGCCGACTGGCGGATCTGACTGTAGAGATAACCTCCATGCCCTCGGTCGCGACTTGTGCCGACGATCGGCCCCCGTGCTCGTCATGCGCCCCAGATGGCGCGATAGAGCAAGAGGATTGAGGTCGCCAGAAGCATCCACTCGACGAGTTGGAAGAAGGCCTTCTCCTCCAGCCGGCGCGTGATCCACGCACCGGCGAAGGTCGCGGCGATGGCGGCGGGCAGGAGAACGAGCGTGGCGAAGAGCGAGCGCTCGACCGAAATCTGCCCAAGCTCCCAGAAGAAGAAGAGCTTCATCCAGTTCACCGCGGCAAACAGGATCGTCGATGTGCCGGCGAACACCATCTTCGCCAGCCGCTGGGGCAGCACGTAGAACTGAAAGGGCGGCGCTCCGGCGTTCGCCACGAAGCTGGTGATGCCCAACAGCACGCCCCAGAAGAGCCCGCGAGGCACGTCGGCCGGGCGCGGTGGAAGCACATGGCGGCGCTTCCATGCCGCGTCGATGCAGAAGAGAATACCGATGACGCCGATCGCCCCCGTCAGAGCGCGCTCCGGCACGATCGAAACCGTCGCCCATGCGATCGCCACGCCGACGAAGGCTGCCGGAACGAGGATGGCAAGGTTCCGCGCACTGAACTGGTGGCGGTAGAGATAGACCCCGACGACGTCGCTCGCGATGTAGATCGGCAGAATGAGCGATGCGGCAGCTAGCGGCGGCATCGCAAAGACCAGCAGCGGGACGCTCAGCATGCCGACAATCGGAAGCCCGCCCTTGGAAAGACCGACCAGGATCGACGCCGCGACTGCAAGTGCGGCAGCGAGCGGCGAGTTCATCAGGCCGAACGGGGAAATGTCCATGAAGGTGCGTAGCGCCGTGATCTGGAAGCCTTCGCATTCCTAGCAGCATTCGGTGCGAACCGATGCGCGGATCCATCGACAGCGGCACGCGCGCGACCGTCGGCCAGTAGCTCATTTTCCGTGCGATCGCAGCCGCCGGTATGGAGGAGCCCTGCCCCGCAACATCGGAATACCGCACCGTAGGTGGGATGTCTTGCTTATCATTAGTGCACTATCTATATCGTGGTCATGCACGATGACGACGCCCTACTCCGCGCCCGGTATACCGAGGCGCTGGTCCGCACCGGCCGAAAGCTGCGCACGAGCTTCAACGCACGCGTCGTCGCGCACGGGCTGACCTATCCGCGTGCGCGCGCGCTCCTCGTCCTCGAGCGTGAAGGGCAGTTGACGCAGAGCGATCTGGCCGCCGAACTCGAACTCGAAGGGCCGACGGTCGTGCGCCTTCTCGACGGGATGGAAAAGCTCGACCTGATCGAGCGGAAGGCCGTGCAGGGGGACAGACGCGCCAAGCATATCGCCCTGACCGACCATGGCCGGCATCAGGCGAGCGTGGTCGCAGAGATCTCGCTCGAACTGCGCAATGAAATTCTGGAGGGGACGAGCGCCTCGGACCTGGAAGCTGGCCTGCGCATTCTCGAGCGTATCGGCCGCGCTATAGGCGAGGAGACGCGCCATGGCGACTGAACGCCTCAGCGCGGCGGAGGCTTTGCCCACCCCCGCAGCGAACAGGCGTCGCCGGGGAGAGCCGATGCCCGCCCCCGCGCCTTACGTGCGCAAGCACCCCGCGATGGCCGCGCTCTACATGGCGACGGCGACCGTGATCTCCATGACGCAGGGTCTGGGGCTCAACCTCGTCTCGGCCAATCTCTACCAGCTTCAGGGACCGCTTGGCGCGACCACAAACGAGACCGTGTGGCTGATGGCCGCGTATCTCGCGCCCAACGTCAGCCTGACACTGCTCCTGACGAAGGTGCGCGCTCAGTTCGGCCTGCGCAATTTCGCCGAGGTGACGATCCTCGCCTTCCTGGGCGTGAGCCTCATGCATCTTTTCGTCGACGATCTGCGCTCTGCTCTGGTGGCGCGCTTCTTCGCGGGCGTCGCGGCGTCGCCGGTCTCCTCGCTGGCCTTCCTCTACATGCTGGAATCGTTTCCACCGGAGAAGAAGCTGAATATCGGCCTGAGTCTGGCGCTGACCAACATCTCCATCGCGATGCCGATTGCGCGGCTCATCTCCCCGACGCTGCTCGATCTGCATGGCTGGAGCGGGCTTTTCATGGTGGAGACGGCGCTCGCGATGATCAGCCTTTGCGCGATCTACTGCCTGCCGCTCAACTCGCCGCCGAAGACGCCGGTGATCGAGCGGACCGACCTTGTCAGCTATGGGTTCGTGGCCCTCGGGCTCGGCTCCATCGCCATCGCGGTGACCGTCGGCCCGTTCTATTGGTGGTTTGAGCACGCGTGGATCGGCGGATTATTGGCGTTCGGCATTGCCAGCCTCACCGCTGCTGTGGTCATCGAACTGAACCGTGAGAATCCGCTCCTGGACATCCGCTGGATCACGTCGAAGGAGATCGTGCATTTCGCCGGCACGCTGCTTCTCTTTCGCCTGATCCTGTCCGAACAGACGAGCGGCGCCAGTGGCTTCTTCCAGGTTCTCGGCCTGCAGAACCAGCAAATGACCACGATGTACGTCATCATGATCGCAAGCGCGATCACGGCCGGCCTCGTCTGCGCCGTCGTGCTGAAGCCGGGGCGCGAGCCGTACATCCACATCGTCGCGCTTTCGCTGCTGATCGCCGGCTCGTTCATGGACGCGGGCGCCACGAACCTCACCCGGCCAGAGCAGATGTATCTCAGCCAGGCGCTGATCGCGATGGCGGGTGTCCTCTTCCTGCCGCCGGCGCTCGCCATCGGCTTCGTCTCGGCCATGAAACGCGGGATGAACTACATCCTGTCCTTTCTCATCGTGTTTCTGACGACGCAGAGCCTCGGTGGCGCGATCGGCTCGGCACTCTTCCGCTCGTTCGTGACGGTGCGCGAGAAATTTCACTCGAACCAGATCGTCGAAAACATCGTGACGTCCGATCCGGTGGTCGCGGCGCGCGTCCAGCAGCTCGGCGGAACCTACAGCCATGTGCTGACCGACCCGGCGCTGCGCCAAGCGGAGGCATTGCAGCAGCTCGCCACCACGGCGACGCGCGAGGCGAACGTCCTCGCCTACAACGACGCCTTCTTCCTCATCGGATGTCTGGCGAGCTTCGGGCTCGCCTGTCTCCTTGTGCATCTCCTTTACAATCACCTGCGTGACGGGCGCGCGGCTGCTCGTCAGCCTGCCGACGCATGACCGATCGACGAGTGTTCCCCATGTCCAAGGCCTTCCGTTCACTATCCTCGTATGTCGCGCTTCTCGTCGGCTTCATCGGCGTTCTGTTCGTGCTTTACGCCTGGCACCTCCCGCCATTCTCGTCGAGTATCGAGATCACCGAGGACGCTTATGTGCGCGGGCAGGTAACGATCATCGCGCCGCAGCTCGCCGGCTATCTCGCCGAAGTGCCGGTCCAGGACTATCAGGCCGTCGAGGAAGGCCAGCTGGTCGCCAGGATCGACGACCGGATCTTCGTCCAGCGGCTAGCACAGGCCCGTGCCACGCTCGCGGCGCAGACGGCGTCGCTGGACAACTCCCAGCAGCAGCGTGCGGCGAGCGAAGCGCGGGTCGCCGTCGCGCAAGCGGCGATCGAAAGCGCCGAGGCCGCCTTCCGGGCCGCGCAGTCCAACTTCCAGCGCATCCAGCGGCTCGCCGACGATGGTTATACGCCGAGCAGCGAGCTCGATACGGCCCGCCAGCAGAACGATCAGGCGCACGCCTCCCTCGATCAGTCGCGCGCCTCGCTCGAGGTCGCTCGTCAGGACCTTCAGACGGTCATCGTCCAGCGCGGGTCGCTCGAGGCCGCCGTCAAGGGCGCCGAGGCCGCCGTGCAACTCGCGCAGATCGATCTCGACAACACACGGATCGTCGCGCCGCGCGCCGGCCACCTCGGTGAGGTCGGCGCGCGCGTCGGCCAGTATGTGCAGGCCGGCTCACAGCTCACCAGCGTCGTGCCGGACGCCAACTGGGTGACGGCGAACTTCAAGGAGACGCAGCTCGCCGGAATGCGTGTGGGCCAGCCGGTCACCTTCACGGTGGACGCGCTCGGCCACCGCACCCTCACCGGCCGTATCGAGCGCTTCGCCCCTGCTACCGGCTCCGAGTTCGCAGTGCTGCGACCCGACAACGCGACCGGCAACTTCACCAAGGTCGCCCAGCGCGTTCCCGTGCGCATCGCGATCGACCCGGATCAGGATGGCGCCGAGCTTCTCGCGCCGGGCCTGTCCGTCGTGGTGAGCGTCGACACTGCGGCCAGTGACGCCGAGGCGTCGACGCGCGCCGAGCGCTGACGGCCGCCGCCATCCGCCGCGTCAAAGCGACGCGACGCGCGCCTCTCGCCATTTCACCGCAAAGGTCGTGCCCCGGCCAGGCGCCGAGCGCACTTCGATGAAGCCGCCGTGGTCCGACACGATGTCGTTGGCCATGCTGAGGCCGAGCCCGGCACCCGAGCCGTGTGGATTGATGCGATAGAACGGCTCGAAGATTCGCGCCTGCTTGTCCGGCGCGATTCCCTGCCCTTGATCCGTAACGAGTACGGAGCCTTCCGACGAGACCCGAACCGTGATCTCTCCGCAGCGCCCACCATACTGGATGGCGTTGCGCAGTAGGTTGCCGAAGGCGCGTTCCAACGCGTCGACCTCTCCCTCGATGACCTGCTGGCGCGGATCGGGCTCGAAGGAGATGTCGTAACCCTCGGAGATCGCGAAGGGGGCGAGGTCGGCCACCACCGTGGAGACAAGTCCGTTCAGCTCCACACGGCTGCGACGCGGCGGTTGCTGGCGGTACTTCTCGATGTCGAGAAGCTGGTTCGTGATGGCGGTGAGGCGCTTCACGCCGCTCTGCAGATGCGTCTTCTCGGGGCTCGGCGGCAGGGTGTCGATCCGCACCTGGAGGATCGCGATCGGCGTGCGCAACTCGTGCGCCGCGTTGACGAAGAACCGCTCGGTCGTTTCGAAGCCGTTGTCGAGCCGACGCAGTGCCATGTTGATCCCGTTGACGACCGGGAGCACTTCGCGCGGCAAGCCCGCCTCGTCGACCGCCCCTCCCCGTGCTTCGAAATCGATCCGGTCCAGGCGCGCGTTCAGGTCGTTGAGGGATCGCAGAGACCGCCGCGTCACCCAGGGCACGCCGAGAAGGGTTATCGTGGCAAGGATAAGCGCCGGCACGGCGACGGCGACAGAGCCGATCCACAAGAGGAGCCCATGCTGGGACATCGACACCCCGCCGGCGAAGATCGTCGCCTCCCCAGCGGGCGTTTCCAGGCGCTCCGAACGTGCCAGCGCACCGGGGTCGCCGATATAGCCGTGCATCTCGACCGTACGGAACTGGCGCAGGAACTCCCTGTTCGCGATAATTCCCTCCGGTACGTCGCCGTGAGAGACGATGGTTCCATCGTCGAACTCGGCCAGGAGCCAGAAAGTTGGCCACTCTGCCATCGTCTTCTCGAGGCTCTCGCTCGGGGCAAGCCGGGGCTCCCCCTCTGCGGACGGCTGGATCGAATCGGCAACCTCCTGCGACAGCCAGATCGAGGGGACCGCACGCTCCGGCGAGACGGCCGAGGCCAAATAGATGACAAGCGCGGCCGAGGCCGCGATCGCGCAGGCCTGCAGGACGATGAAACCGAGCGTGAAGCGCCAGCGAAGCGAGGAGCTCTTCATGTCACGCGGTCTCGTGGAGGAAGTAGCCGATGCCGCGCACATTCCTGATCACGACGCTGGAGCCTGCATCCGTCAGTTTACGGCGCAGGCGCGACATGTTCGCTTCAAGAGAGTTCGACTGGATTTCGTCATCGAAGGAATAGACGCTGTCTTCCAGCGCAGAGCGCAGCACGGTGCGGCCACGGTTGCGCAGCAGCGTCTCCAGGATGAGAAGCTCCCGCCGGGCGAGGACAAGCCGCTCGCCTTCCACGCTGACATCGCGAGAGACGCGGTCATAGGAGATGTTGCCGGCGACCACGATGCGCGCAGGCGCTTCGGGCGCCCGTCTCAGGACGGCCGTCATCCGGGCCAGCAACTCGTCGATCTCGAACGGCTTCGGCAGGTAGTCGTCCGCGCCGTCGTTGAGGCCGGAAATCTTCTCGCGCGTCGAGCCCATCGCGGAGACGATGATGGCGCGTGTCGTCTTGCCCCGCGCTCGCAAGTCGGCAATCAGCGCGCTGCCGTCACCGTCGGGCAACTGCCGATCTATGAGAAGAATGTCGTAGGTGGCGAGCGCGACGGCCTCTCTTGCGGTCTCTAGATCGATCACGACGTCGAGGACCACGTCGTGCCGCAGGAGCGCTGCGCGCAGCGCGTCCGCCATTTCGACATCGTCTTCCACGAGCAGCACTCTCATTCGTTCGCACTCCTTCTCGGCGAGGCGACCAATGGAAGGCAGGGCTTACAGGAGAATTACGCGATGAGGTCCGCTAGTTCGTCTTCAAACGAAAACGGCGGCCAGAGGCCGCCGTCAGCATCCGTCAAGCTTCGCGCCCATTACTCGGCGGGCGTTTCGCCTCCCTGGAGCGCCTCGTTCTGCGCATCCTGGAAGCGCTGGCGGCGCGCCTCGGCCTGGTTCTGGAGCGCCTCGTTCAACTGCTGCTGACGCGCTTCAAGTTCCGGTTGCTCGCGCGCGGGGCCATCGAAGGCCTGCGTAAAGCCGCTCAGCGTGATCTCGATCGGGTTCGGCTGGCGCTGGAAGTTGGTGGACGTGACCCGCATCGTGCCGCCCCGCTTCATCGATTCGACGAGCTGGTCGGAAAGCTCGACCTCCGCAATGCAGCGGTCCGGGAAGCAGACCGAATAGTTCAGCGTCTGCGCAGCGTTCTGGTCGATCTGCATCTGGACGCCGGCAGGGATGACGCGTCCCGTCGGCACCACCGCCTGCAGGATACGCTGGTTCACGCTTCCGGAAACGTCGATGAGGTTCACCGCCGTGATCAGCTGACGCGTGTCGGCGATGAGCGTGTACTGCGTGTTGCAGATCGTGTTGTCGCCCTGCGGGGCGCAGACCTTGAACCACTCTGCGGGGAGCTGCTGTGCCTGCGCGCCGCCGGCCGGAAGGCCGATCGCGGCGAGAGCCAGGAACCCGCTAGCCAGAACGGAACGATCGATCATGTGCGAACGGAATTTCACGGGTCTCGGATCCTCTCGAAGCTTCACAAGGAGGTGTTTGCCCTCCCTTAGCGACGTTGGCCGTGCTTAGCAAATACGGCCGTTTGAAGGCCTCCAGCCTCGCGCGAGCCTGCCCCGGCATGGGTGGCAAAGCCTTTGAGTTCCGGTAGGTTCGGGCACGTTCCGCCGACGCCTGATGGAGCCTTTCCGCCGATGCGGCCCACCCTCTTTTCGCGCCCGCGCGCCCTCGCCGCGGCCCTCGCCTTCGCCGCCTTCGCAAGCGCCGGCACCGGTGCATTCGCCCAGCCCCAGCATGCCATCGCCATGCATGGCGAGCCGAAGCTCGCAGCAGGCTTCGAGCATTTCCCCTTCGTGAACCCGCAGGCGCCACAGGACGGCGCGCTCGTCTACGGCGTGGCGGGAGATTTCGACAATCTGAACCCCGTCATCGTGCAGGGCGCGGCGACGACCGCACGCGGCATCTTCTTCGACCCCGAGTTCGGCAATCTCGTCTTCGAGCCCCTGATGTTCCGCTCGCCCGACGAACCCTTCACGCTCTATGGACTGGTAGCGGAGAGCGTGGAGACGGACGAGGAGCGGACCTTCGTCGAGTTCCAGCTCAATCCCGCCGCGCGCTTCTCCGACGGCAGGCCGGTA
Protein-coding sequences here:
- a CDS encoding alpha/beta fold hydrolase; the encoded protein is MPAFFVHGAPDTHHVWDPIRDHLHDHDSVAVDLPGFGCSVPPGFEATKEAYVTWLIARIAEIGEPVDIVGHDWGCVLSLRVASLRPDLIRSWAAGDGPLNADYVWHPLAKIFQTPGLGEEYIRNFSPSQFEKALLDDGVPASIASQVPMRVDAVMGECLLKL
- a CDS encoding sensor histidine kinase — its product is MKSSSLRWRFTLGFIVLQACAIAASAALVIYLASAVSPERAVPSIWLSQEVADSIQPSAEGEPRLAPSESLEKTMAEWPTFWLLAEFDDGTIVSHGDVPEGIIANREFLRQFRTVEMHGYIGDPGALARSERLETPAGEATIFAGGVSMSQHGLLLWIGSVAVAVPALILATITLLGVPWVTRRSLRSLNDLNARLDRIDFEARGGAVDEAGLPREVLPVVNGINMALRRLDNGFETTERFFVNAAHELRTPIAILQVRIDTLPPSPEKTHLQSGVKRLTAITNQLLDIEKYRQQPPRRSRVELNGLVSTVVADLAPFAISEGYDISFEPDPRQQVIEGEVDALERAFGNLLRNAIQYGGRCGEITVRVSSEGSVLVTDQGQGIAPDKQARIFEPFYRINPHGSGAGLGLSMANDIVSDHGGFIEVRSAPGRGTTFAVKWREARVASL
- a CDS encoding FAD-containing oxidoreductase, with the translated sequence MKARSFDAIVVGAGQAGPSLAVRLAQAGRTVAIVERHLVGGTCVNTGCMPTKTLVASARAAHVARQAADYGIRLAGPIEVDMRSVRDRAAQVSQKARNGNEGWLGATEGVTLIRGHATFESSHTLRVGGELLTAPLIFLNVGGRAVVPNLPGIRDISVMTNTDIVSLDSLPRHLAVVGGSYIGLEFAQMYRRFGSAVTVIERGPRLISREDEDISEAMREMLEAEGIAIRTNAECIAFAPHPNGASIQVSGTSGAHEIVASDILIAVGRQPNTDDLGLVLAGVDMDERGYIKVGEDLQTNVPGVYALGDCNGRGAFTHTSYNDYEIVAANVLDGETRRVSDRVPAYALYTDPPLGRVGMTEREARATGRPLLIAKRPMTRVGRAVEKGETTGFMKALADAETKRLLGAAIFGVEGDEAIHSILLAMNADLPCTAIQRAVPVHPTVSELIPTLLGDLVPIEQFDGEH
- a CDS encoding sulfite exporter TauE/SafE family protein, which produces MDISPFGLMNSPLAAALAVAASILVGLSKGGLPIVGMLSVPLLVFAMPPLAAASLILPIYIASDVVGVYLYRHQFSARNLAILVPAAFVGVAIAWATVSIVPERALTGAIGVIGILFCIDAAWKRRHVLPPRPADVPRGLFWGVLLGITSFVANAGAPPFQFYVLPQRLAKMVFAGTSTILFAAVNWMKLFFFWELGQISVERSLFATLVLLPAAIAATFAGAWITRRLEEKAFFQLVEWMLLATSILLLYRAIWGA
- a CDS encoding NAD(P)H-binding protein, producing the protein MNVFIIGIAGGVGRRVAEQLLAQGDQIGGLVRSSAKGEALARLGVSTTPGDLVAMSVEELADALRGANAIVFTAGAGGRDGPEATDQVDGDGPAKLAAAAKLAGVRRFVLVSVFPEAWRERRMNEDFEHYMVAKKHAESQLVLTDLDWVIVRPSALTNEPGTGRVDLGLAKKHEEITRDDVAATVVEVLRQPDVNRVILEVTAGSTPIAEAVAAMKAYRAS
- a CDS encoding LLM class oxidoreductase, yielding MSRDILDTHPGFAKVFQPGRLTLGFMMPLARLENGVPDMTGQLELASRVDELGFAALWARDVPFFDPSFGDAGQVYDPWVWLGMLAARTRWITLATAGIVLPLRHPFHTAKAAFTLDAVSNGRFLLGGASGDRPSEFPGFGKDHQTRGANYREAVETIRGVAASFPDISGSFGKVAGLDMLPKPRFGRLPMVAVGSAQQSVQWIAEHMDGWMTYPRDPADQRKRLDLWSIALAERASGAFKPFGQPLFIDLAEDADAPPTPIFLGFRLGSNALVDHLKSLESLGVSHVALQLLFNRRPPHDTIEELASEVLPLFPS
- a CDS encoding HlyD family secretion protein, translating into MSKAFRSLSSYVALLVGFIGVLFVLYAWHLPPFSSSIEITEDAYVRGQVTIIAPQLAGYLAEVPVQDYQAVEEGQLVARIDDRIFVQRLAQARATLAAQTASLDNSQQQRAASEARVAVAQAAIESAEAAFRAAQSNFQRIQRLADDGYTPSSELDTARQQNDQAHASLDQSRASLEVARQDLQTVIVQRGSLEAAVKGAEAAVQLAQIDLDNTRIVAPRAGHLGEVGARVGQYVQAGSQLTSVVPDANWVTANFKETQLAGMRVGQPVTFTVDALGHRTLTGRIERFAPATGSEFAVLRPDNATGNFTKVAQRVPVRIAIDPDQDGAELLAPGLSVVVSVDTAASDAEASTRAER
- a CDS encoding MarR family winged helix-turn-helix transcriptional regulator, whose product is MHDDDALLRARYTEALVRTGRKLRTSFNARVVAHGLTYPRARALLVLEREGQLTQSDLAAELELEGPTVVRLLDGMEKLDLIERKAVQGDRRAKHIALTDHGRHQASVVAEISLELRNEILEGTSASDLEAGLRILERIGRAIGEETRHGD
- a CDS encoding MFS transporter: MPAPAPYVRKHPAMAALYMATATVISMTQGLGLNLVSANLYQLQGPLGATTNETVWLMAAYLAPNVSLTLLLTKVRAQFGLRNFAEVTILAFLGVSLMHLFVDDLRSALVARFFAGVAASPVSSLAFLYMLESFPPEKKLNIGLSLALTNISIAMPIARLISPTLLDLHGWSGLFMVETALAMISLCAIYCLPLNSPPKTPVIERTDLVSYGFVALGLGSIAIAVTVGPFYWWFEHAWIGGLLAFGIASLTAAVVIELNRENPLLDIRWITSKEIVHFAGTLLLFRLILSEQTSGASGFFQVLGLQNQQMTTMYVIMIASAITAGLVCAVVLKPGREPYIHIVALSLLIAGSFMDAGATNLTRPEQMYLSQALIAMAGVLFLPPALAIGFVSAMKRGMNYILSFLIVFLTTQSLGGAIGSALFRSFVTVREKFHSNQIVENIVTSDPVVAARVQQLGGTYSHVLTDPALRQAEALQQLATTATREANVLAYNDAFFLIGCLASFGLACLLVHLLYNHLRDGRAAARQPADA